The genomic segment GGCCGCGCGGCGCAGAAAGCCGTGCGCGACCGGGTCTGCGCGCTCTGGCCGGCGGGCGGCGAAATGACCGGGCTCACCGTCGCGGGCTTCGGCTTCGCGGTGCCGCTCCTGCGCCCCTATCTCGAGCCCGCCCGCCGCGTGATCGGCCTGATGCCCGCCCAACAAGGCGTGATGCCCTGGCCCGCGGGCCTGCCCAATGTCTCGGTGCTCTGCGATGAAACCCGCTGGCCGATCGAGACCGGCATGATCGACCGCCTCGTCGTCATGCACGGGCTCGAAATGTCCGACCACCCCGATGCGCTGCTCGCCGAATGCTGGCGCGTGCTCGGCCCCGGCGGGCGGGCGCTCCTGATCGTGCCGAACCGCTCGGGCCTCTGGGCCCCGCGCGAAACCACCCCCTTCGGCTTCGGCCGCCCCTATACGCTCGGCCAGCTCGACGCCCAGGCCCGCGCCGCCGGCTTCGTCCCCGAACGCCACGCCGCCGCCCTCTATATCCCGCCCTCGCACCGCCGCTTCTGGCTGCGCTCGGCGCCGATGTGGGAACGGCTCGGCACGAAACTGGCGGGCCTGCTGGCGGCCGGCGTCGTGATGCTCGAAGTCTCCAAACAGATCCACGCCCCGCGCCGCCCTGGCCTCGGCGCCGCCGTGCGCCGCCCGCTCTCGATCCTCGAAGGCGCGGTCAAACCCGCCGCCGACCCGGTCTGAGCCCCGAAGCCCCGGTCTGCCACGCCCCCCCCACGCCCCCTTTCATCTTGCCCCAAATATCCCGGGGGGAGCCCGGCACGGGCGGGGGGCAGCGCCCCCCCCCCGCGGCCTCCCTCCCGCGCCCCCCGCAAGCGGGTGAATCACCCCCGCCAAAGCGCGCCGCATCGCTGCGACAAACCCCGCCGCGCCGTAGCGTCACGGGCCGGAATTGGTCGGGTTTTCGGGCCGATCGAGCCGTTAGCGCCATAACTCCCTGCAGCGCTTGCGCTAACGGCTCAAGGCCGGGCCAAATTGCGCCTCCCGCATTCACATTCTGTTGTGCAAGACGGTTGCGAGGGGGGGAATGCTCTGCTACACGCGGGGCCGATATTGCGGCGTGCGGGACTGTCCTGCGCGCCAGGGGAGGCCCCGCGTGCCGCACCCTCGCGGCGGGACGGGGCAAGAACATCGGAAGGGTGGACGTGTCCGAACCAGCTTCGATTTCCGCAGCCATTGCCGGGCGCTATGCCACGGCGATCTTTGAAATTGCCCGCGAGGCCGGGGCGCTTGGCGCTCTGGAAGCCGATGTCGCGGCCCTGCAATCGGCCCTGGCCGAGTCGGCGGATCTGCGCGATCTGATCGCCTCGCCGCTCTACGGGCGCGACGAGCAGGCCGCCGTGATCGGCGCGCTCGGCACGAAAATGGGCCTGACCGCGGCGATGGCCGGCGGCCTCGGGCTGATGGCGTCCAAACGGCGCCTGTTCGCGCTGCCGCAGCTCCTCAAGGCGCTCTCGGCCGCGATCGCCGAAGAGAAGGGCGAAGTGACCGCCGATGTCACCTCGGCCACCGCGCTTTCCACCGCCCAGGCCGAGAAACTGGCCGAGGCGCTGAAAACCAAGACGGGCAAGACCGTCAAACTCAACATCGCCGTGGATGAGAGCCTCATCGGCGGCATGATCGTCAAGCTGG from the Rhodobacter xanthinilyticus genome contains:
- a CDS encoding class I SAM-dependent methyltransferase codes for the protein MHLDVLDLRNFYYRTQLGRAAQKAVRDRVCALWPAGGEMTGLTVAGFGFAVPLLRPYLEPARRVIGLMPAQQGVMPWPAGLPNVSVLCDETRWPIETGMIDRLVVMHGLEMSDHPDALLAECWRVLGPGGRALLIVPNRSGLWAPRETTPFGFGRPYTLGQLDAQARAAGFVPERHAAALYIPPSHRRFWLRSAPMWERLGTKLAGLLAAGVVMLEVSKQIHAPRRPGLGAAVRRPLSILEGAVKPAADPV
- a CDS encoding F0F1 ATP synthase subunit delta, with the protein product MSEPASISAAIAGRYATAIFEIAREAGALGALEADVAALQSALAESADLRDLIASPLYGRDEQAAVIGALGTKMGLTAAMAGGLGLMASKRRLFALPQLLKALSAAIAEEKGEVTADVTSATALSTAQAEKLAEALKTKTGKTVKLNIAVDESLIGGMIVKLGSRMIDTSVKAKLASLQNAMKEVG